A window of Candidatus Hydrogenedentota bacterium contains these coding sequences:
- a CDS encoding uracil-DNA glycosylase, protein MAYLRRAASGPRKTITLSPEVSALLEAIAPVAGAAMPEADMGDSAVSAPASGDAKAALEALAETVRGCEKCGLCKTRIQTVFGVGNINAELVFVGEAPGADEDRQGEPFVGQAGQLLTDIIVKGMKMRREDVYICNVLKCRPPGNRTPNPEEMALCEPYLIEQLNQIRPRVICALGATAAHCLLRTEENVGRLRGRWHTYQGIPLRVTYHPAYLLRRPEEKRKAWDDIQEVMKLLAGDAPPPV, encoded by the coding sequence ATGGCGTACCTGCGGCGCGCGGCGTCCGGTCCCCGGAAAACCATAACCCTGTCGCCCGAGGTGAGCGCCCTGCTGGAGGCCATCGCGCCGGTGGCGGGGGCCGCCATGCCCGAGGCGGACATGGGGGATTCCGCCGTTTCGGCCCCGGCGTCCGGGGATGCGAAGGCGGCGCTGGAGGCGCTGGCGGAGACGGTCCGGGGTTGCGAGAAGTGCGGCCTCTGCAAGACCCGCATCCAGACGGTGTTTGGCGTGGGCAACATCAACGCGGAGCTGGTGTTCGTGGGCGAGGCGCCCGGGGCGGACGAGGATCGCCAGGGCGAGCCCTTTGTCGGCCAGGCCGGCCAGTTGCTGACCGATATCATCGTCAAGGGCATGAAGATGCGGCGCGAGGACGTCTACATCTGCAATGTGCTCAAGTGCCGCCCGCCGGGAAACCGCACGCCGAATCCGGAGGAAATGGCCCTCTGCGAGCCCTACCTCATCGAGCAGTTGAACCAGATCCGGCCGCGGGTGATCTGCGCGCTCGGCGCCACCGCCGCCCACTGCCTGCTGCGCACCGAGGAGAATGTCGGGCGTCTGCGCGGGCGCTGGCACACGTATCAGGGCATCCCGCTGCGCGTCACGTACCACCCGGCTTACCTGCTGCGGCGGCCGGAAGAAAAGCGCAAGGCCTGGGACGATATCCAGGAAGTCATGAAACTGCTCGCGGGCGACGCCCCGCCGCCGGTGTAG